From Pseudorca crassidens isolate mPseCra1 chromosome 7, mPseCra1.hap1, whole genome shotgun sequence, a single genomic window includes:
- the GOLGA2 gene encoding golgin subfamily A member 2 isoform X7: MWPPPFPPPRPGMSEETRQSKLAAAKKKLREYQQKNSPGVPAAAKKKRKIKNGSSPEKTTSGGCPSPEDIQDILKVLVSDLNRSNGVAIPPLDKWKNRDADNDSSPVDESTSFSSTESLRQLSQQLNGLVSESPSYINGEGLASCTDIKNLESRYQELSVAMDSSNLTNKQLSSKIEQLKQEKQETLDRLEKEKKEFEKKLVKEQGALREQLQVHIQTIGILVSEKTELQTALAHTQQAARQKAEELEDLANCLRSSRQRVGELERTLSAVSTQQKQADRYNKELTKERDALRLDLYKNNKSNEDLKQQTSELEEKLRVMAKEKAAMQLGMEELQKKVEMSELLLRQFSSQPTADSSQQLQQALNEQAQLETHVERLKDSLKQLQAERDQYVVNMKEENAVWQQKMQQMLEQMGKLREEKECSMSQVRELETSLAKLRTEMAVPPPQEPPAGPSEVEQRLQAEAEQLQKELQSLAQQLQAQVKDNESLSRLNQEQEQRLLELERAAECWGQQAEERRQILESMQSDRTTISRALFQNRELKEQLAELQNGFVRLSNENMEITSALHSEQHIKKELAKELEQLQGRLGELKETVEVKSQETQDLQQQRDQYLSHLQQYVAAYQQLASEKAGLQKQALLQTQLMDQLQHEEVQGKVAVQMAHQELQETQERLETANQQNRQLQAQLNLMAMPGEAGGGPDGEEKDEEAPRPKLSVPEELDSRELLVAFFNSALASAEEEQARLRGQLKEEKLRCQRLAHLAAAAQDGAEKEAPASGIGGDSVPAETHQALQVAMDKLQGRFTALMQEKVDLKERVEELEHRCIQLSGETDTIGEYIALYQSQRAVLKARHQEKEEYISRLAQDKEEMKVKLLELRELVLRLVGERNEWYGKFLAAQNPAGEPTTAPPAPQEPGAAEHGGLREVSLKDNVDPTQGEALRGQTTPENPTAQQIMQLLREIQNPQECPVLGSSTCVPFFYETDDNDEVKILVV; encoded by the exons ATGTGGCCCCCCCCCTTTCCCCCGCCCCGTCCCGGGATGTCGGAAGAAACCCGACAGAGCAAATTGGCTGCGGCCAAGAAAAAG TTAAGGGAGTATCAGCAGAAGAACAGCCCTGGTGTTCCTGCAGcagctaagaaaaaaagaaagatcaagaATGGCAGCAGCCCGGAGAAAACCACTTCTGGTGGTTGTCCCTCACCTGAGGAT ATTCAGGACATTCTGAAGGTGCTGGTGTCCGACCTTAACCGCTCCAATGGGGTAGCGATCCCCCCATTGGACAAGTGGAAG AACCGTGATGCTGACAATGATTCTAGTCCCGTTGACGAAAGCAC ATCTTTCTCATCCACTGAGAGCCTGCGACAGCTATCTCAGCAGCTCAACGGTCTTGTGTCCGAG TCTCCATCTTACATCAACGGGGAGGGTCTAGCATCCTGTACTGACATAAAGAATCTGGAG AGCCGGTACCAAGAACTATCAGTAGCCATGGACTCCAGCAatctaacaaacaaacaactcagtAGCAAGATAGAGCAATTG AAACAAGAGAAACAGGAAACTTTGGATCGACTGGAAAAA GAGAAGAAGGAATTTGAGAAGAAGCTCGTGAAGGAACAAGGGGCTCTGAGAGAACAGCTGCAG GTCCACATCCAGACCATAGGGATTCTGGTGTCTGAGAAGACGGAATTACAGACAGCTCTGGCTCACACCCAACAGGCAGCCAGGCAGAAAGCAG AAGAGTTGGAGGACCTTGCTAATTGCCTGCGGTCATCCAGGCAGCGTGTGGGAGAGCTGGAACGGACGCTGTCTGCCGTCTCCACGCAGCAGAAGCAGGCCGATAGG TACAACAAAGAATTAACCAAAGAGCGAGATGCCCTCAGGCTGGATTTATACAAGAACAA CAAAAGCAACGAGGACCTGAAGCAGCAGACCTCGGAGCTGGAGGAGAAGCTGCGGGTCATGGCGAAAGAGAAGGCGGCCATGCAGCTGGGGATGGAGGAGCTGCAGAAGAAGGTGGAGATGTCCGAGCTGCTGCTGCGGCAG TTTTCTAGTCAACCTACCGCTGACAGCAGCCAGCAGTTACAGCAGGCCCTGAACGAGCAGGCACAGCTGGAGACCCACGTGGAGCGG CTGAAGGATTCTCTGAAGCAGCTGCAGGCAGAGAGAGACCAGTATGTGGTGAATATGAAAGAAGAGAACGCCGTTTGGCAGCAGAAGATGCAGCAGATGCTGGAGCAG ATGGGCAAGttgagggaagaaaaggagtGCAGCATGAGTCAGGTGCGGGAGCTGGAGACCAGTTTGGCCAAACTGAGGACCGAGATGG CTGTGCCTCCGCCTCAGGAGCCCCCAGCCGGGCCCTCGGAGGTAGAACAACGGCTGCAGGCGGAGGCCGAACAGCTACAGAAGGAactgcagagcctggcacagcaGCTGCAGGCTCAGGTGAAGGACAACGAAAGTCTGAGTCGCCTGAATCAGGAACAGGAGCAGCGGCTGCTGGAGCTGGAGCGGGCGGCCGAGTGCTGGGGGCAGCAGGCCGAGGAGCGCAGGCAGATTCTAGAGAGCATGCAGAGCGACCGCACCACCATCAGCCGCGCGCTGTTCCAGAACCGCGAGCTCAAGGAGCAGCTGGCTGAACTGCAGAATGGATTCGTCAGGCTG TCCAACGAGAACATGGAGATAACCAGCGCGCTGCATTCGGAGCAGCACATCAAGAAGGAGCTGGCCAAGGAGCTGGAGCAGCTGCAGGGGAGGCTAGGAGAGCTGAAGGAGACG GTGGAGGTGAAGAGCCAGGAGACTCAGGATCTGCAGCAGCAGCGGGACCAGTACCTGAGCCACCTGCAGCAGTACGTGGCTGCCTATCAGCAGCTGGCCTCTGAGAAGGCGGGGCTGCAAAAGCAGGCGCTGCTGCAGACGCAGCTCATGGACCAGCTGCAGCACGAGGAAGTCCAGGGCAAGGTGGCTGTCCAGATGGCCCACCAGGAGTTACAGGAGACCCAG GAGCGCCTGGAAACAGCCAACCAGCAGAACCGGCAGCTACAAGCCCAGCTGAACCTCATGGCTATGCCTGGGGAAG CAGGAGGTGGACCAGACGGTGAGGAGAAGGATGAGGAGGCCCCCCGGCCGAAGCTGAGCGTGCCGGAGGAGCTCGACAGCCGAGAGCTGCTG GTGGCATTTTTTAACTCGGCCTTAGCCAGTGCTGAGGAAGAGCAGGCCCGGCTGCGTGGGCAGCTGAAGGAGGAAAAGCTGCGCTGCCAGCGCCTGGCTCACCTGGCAGCCGCGGCCCAGGACGGGGCGGAGAAGGAGGCCCCAGCCTCTGGGATCGGGGGGGACAGTGTGCCTGCGGAGACCCACCAGGCCCTCCAGGTGGCCATGGACAAGCTGCAG GGCCGTTTCACAGCGCTCATGCAGGAGAAAGTGGATCTGAAGGAGCGGGTAGAGGAGCTGGAGCATCGCTGTATCCAGCTGTCCGGAGAAACAGACACTATTG GAGAGTACATCGCCCTTTATCAGAGTCAGAGGGCGGTGCTGAAGGCGCGGCACCAGGAGAAGGAGGAGTACATCAGCCGCCTGGCTCAGGACAAGGAGGAAATGAAG GTGAAGCTGCTGGAGCTCCGGGAACTGGTATTACGCCTGGTGGGCGAGCGAAATGAATGGTATGGCAAGTTCCTGGCTGCCCAGAACCCTGCTGGTGAGCCCACTACAGCGCCCCCAGCCCCGCAGGAGCCTGGCGCTGCCGAGCACGGTG GTCTCCGCGAGGTGAGCCTCAAGGACAACGTGGACCCCACCCAGGGGGAAGCCCTGCGGGGCCAGACGACCCCTGAGAACCCCACTGCGCAGCAGATCATGCAACTGCTGCGTGAGATCCAGAACCCCCAGGAGTGCCCAGTCTTGGGTAGCAGCACCTGCGTCCCCTTCTTCTACGAGACTGACGACAACGATGAAGTGAAGATCTTGGTGGTCTAA
- the GOLGA2 gene encoding golgin subfamily A member 2 isoform X6 encodes MWPPPFPPPRPGMSEETRQSKLAAAKKKLREYQQKNSPGVPAAAKKKRKIKNGSSPEKTTSGGCPSPEDIQDILKVLVSDLNRSNGVAIPPLDKWKAPKDRAAPVTPSADDTVSPGGVPSPCASPPRVTSMASTQNRDADNDSSPVDESTSFSSTESLRQLSQQLNGLVSESPSYINGEGLASCTDIKNLEKQEKQETLDRLEKEKKEFEKKLVKEQGALREQLQVHIQTIGILVSEKTELQTALAHTQQAARQKAEELEDLANCLRSSRQRVGELERTLSAVSTQQKQADRYNKELTKERDALRLDLYKNNKSNEDLKQQTSELEEKLRVMAKEKAAMQLGMEELQKKVEMSELLLRQFSSQPTADSSQQLQQALNEQAQLETHVERLKDSLKQLQAERDQYVVNMKEENAVWQQKMQQMLEQMGKLREEKECSMSQVRELETSLAKLRTEMAVPPPQEPPAGPSEVEQRLQAEAEQLQKELQSLAQQLQAQVKDNESLSRLNQEQEQRLLELERAAECWGQQAEERRQILESMQSDRTTISRALFQNRELKEQLAELQNGFVRLSNENMEITSALHSEQHIKKELAKELEQLQGRLGELKETVEVKSQETQDLQQQRDQYLSHLQQYVAAYQQLASEKAGLQKQALLQTQLMDQLQHEEVQGKVAVQMAHQELQETQERLETANQQNRQLQAQLNLMAMPGEGGGPDGEEKDEEAPRPKLSVPEELDSRELLVAFFNSALASAEEEQARLRGQLKEEKLRCQRLAHLAAAAQDGAEKEAPASGIGGDSVPAETHQALQVAMDKLQGRFTALMQEKVDLKERVEELEHRCIQLSGETDTIGEYIALYQSQRAVLKARHQEKEEYISRLAQDKEEMKVKLLELRELVLRLVGERNEWYGKFLAAQNPAGEPTTAPPAPQEPGAAEHGGLREVSLKDNVDPTQGEALRGQTTPENPTAQQIMQLLREIQNPQECPVLGSSTCVPFFYETDDNDEVKILVV; translated from the exons ATGTGGCCCCCCCCCTTTCCCCCGCCCCGTCCCGGGATGTCGGAAGAAACCCGACAGAGCAAATTGGCTGCGGCCAAGAAAAAG TTAAGGGAGTATCAGCAGAAGAACAGCCCTGGTGTTCCTGCAGcagctaagaaaaaaagaaagatcaagaATGGCAGCAGCCCGGAGAAAACCACTTCTGGTGGTTGTCCCTCACCTGAGGAT ATTCAGGACATTCTGAAGGTGCTGGTGTCCGACCTTAACCGCTCCAATGGGGTAGCGATCCCCCCATTGGACAAGTGGAAG GCGCCCAAAGACCGCGCCGCTCCTGTTACACCGTCTGCTGATGACACCGTGTCACCTGGCGGTGTCCCTTCCCCCTGTGCTAGTCCCCCCCGTGTCACTAGCATGGCATCAACTCAG AACCGTGATGCTGACAATGATTCTAGTCCCGTTGACGAAAGCAC ATCTTTCTCATCCACTGAGAGCCTGCGACAGCTATCTCAGCAGCTCAACGGTCTTGTGTCCGAG TCTCCATCTTACATCAACGGGGAGGGTCTAGCATCCTGTACTGACATAAAGAATCTGGAG AAACAAGAGAAACAGGAAACTTTGGATCGACTGGAAAAA GAGAAGAAGGAATTTGAGAAGAAGCTCGTGAAGGAACAAGGGGCTCTGAGAGAACAGCTGCAG GTCCACATCCAGACCATAGGGATTCTGGTGTCTGAGAAGACGGAATTACAGACAGCTCTGGCTCACACCCAACAGGCAGCCAGGCAGAAAGCAG AAGAGTTGGAGGACCTTGCTAATTGCCTGCGGTCATCCAGGCAGCGTGTGGGAGAGCTGGAACGGACGCTGTCTGCCGTCTCCACGCAGCAGAAGCAGGCCGATAGG TACAACAAAGAATTAACCAAAGAGCGAGATGCCCTCAGGCTGGATTTATACAAGAACAA CAAAAGCAACGAGGACCTGAAGCAGCAGACCTCGGAGCTGGAGGAGAAGCTGCGGGTCATGGCGAAAGAGAAGGCGGCCATGCAGCTGGGGATGGAGGAGCTGCAGAAGAAGGTGGAGATGTCCGAGCTGCTGCTGCGGCAG TTTTCTAGTCAACCTACCGCTGACAGCAGCCAGCAGTTACAGCAGGCCCTGAACGAGCAGGCACAGCTGGAGACCCACGTGGAGCGG CTGAAGGATTCTCTGAAGCAGCTGCAGGCAGAGAGAGACCAGTATGTGGTGAATATGAAAGAAGAGAACGCCGTTTGGCAGCAGAAGATGCAGCAGATGCTGGAGCAG ATGGGCAAGttgagggaagaaaaggagtGCAGCATGAGTCAGGTGCGGGAGCTGGAGACCAGTTTGGCCAAACTGAGGACCGAGATGG CTGTGCCTCCGCCTCAGGAGCCCCCAGCCGGGCCCTCGGAGGTAGAACAACGGCTGCAGGCGGAGGCCGAACAGCTACAGAAGGAactgcagagcctggcacagcaGCTGCAGGCTCAGGTGAAGGACAACGAAAGTCTGAGTCGCCTGAATCAGGAACAGGAGCAGCGGCTGCTGGAGCTGGAGCGGGCGGCCGAGTGCTGGGGGCAGCAGGCCGAGGAGCGCAGGCAGATTCTAGAGAGCATGCAGAGCGACCGCACCACCATCAGCCGCGCGCTGTTCCAGAACCGCGAGCTCAAGGAGCAGCTGGCTGAACTGCAGAATGGATTCGTCAGGCTG TCCAACGAGAACATGGAGATAACCAGCGCGCTGCATTCGGAGCAGCACATCAAGAAGGAGCTGGCCAAGGAGCTGGAGCAGCTGCAGGGGAGGCTAGGAGAGCTGAAGGAGACG GTGGAGGTGAAGAGCCAGGAGACTCAGGATCTGCAGCAGCAGCGGGACCAGTACCTGAGCCACCTGCAGCAGTACGTGGCTGCCTATCAGCAGCTGGCCTCTGAGAAGGCGGGGCTGCAAAAGCAGGCGCTGCTGCAGACGCAGCTCATGGACCAGCTGCAGCACGAGGAAGTCCAGGGCAAGGTGGCTGTCCAGATGGCCCACCAGGAGTTACAGGAGACCCAG GAGCGCCTGGAAACAGCCAACCAGCAGAACCGGCAGCTACAAGCCCAGCTGAACCTCATGGCTATGCCTGGGGAAG GAGGTGGACCAGACGGTGAGGAGAAGGATGAGGAGGCCCCCCGGCCGAAGCTGAGCGTGCCGGAGGAGCTCGACAGCCGAGAGCTGCTG GTGGCATTTTTTAACTCGGCCTTAGCCAGTGCTGAGGAAGAGCAGGCCCGGCTGCGTGGGCAGCTGAAGGAGGAAAAGCTGCGCTGCCAGCGCCTGGCTCACCTGGCAGCCGCGGCCCAGGACGGGGCGGAGAAGGAGGCCCCAGCCTCTGGGATCGGGGGGGACAGTGTGCCTGCGGAGACCCACCAGGCCCTCCAGGTGGCCATGGACAAGCTGCAG GGCCGTTTCACAGCGCTCATGCAGGAGAAAGTGGATCTGAAGGAGCGGGTAGAGGAGCTGGAGCATCGCTGTATCCAGCTGTCCGGAGAAACAGACACTATTG GAGAGTACATCGCCCTTTATCAGAGTCAGAGGGCGGTGCTGAAGGCGCGGCACCAGGAGAAGGAGGAGTACATCAGCCGCCTGGCTCAGGACAAGGAGGAAATGAAG GTGAAGCTGCTGGAGCTCCGGGAACTGGTATTACGCCTGGTGGGCGAGCGAAATGAATGGTATGGCAAGTTCCTGGCTGCCCAGAACCCTGCTGGTGAGCCCACTACAGCGCCCCCAGCCCCGCAGGAGCCTGGCGCTGCCGAGCACGGTG GTCTCCGCGAGGTGAGCCTCAAGGACAACGTGGACCCCACCCAGGGGGAAGCCCTGCGGGGCCAGACGACCCCTGAGAACCCCACTGCGCAGCAGATCATGCAACTGCTGCGTGAGATCCAGAACCCCCAGGAGTGCCCAGTCTTGGGTAGCAGCACCTGCGTCCCCTTCTTCTACGAGACTGACGACAACGATGAAGTGAAGATCTTGGTGGTCTAA